The Verrucomicrobium spinosum DSM 4136 = JCM 18804 genome includes a region encoding these proteins:
- a CDS encoding DUF1501 domain-containing protein produces the protein MFKFSAKGSISTCDGVSRRDFLQAGALGAIGLTLPQFNALRASGVVDKKKDDRACIMIFNLGAPSQIDTWDPKPDAPREVRGPFKTIRTNCADIQLTEIFPHMAKIADKFSLVRSVYHNAAAVHDTGHQMMQTGRLFSGGINTPHVGCALEFLKGRKSELPAHVILPEPMGPTGGNMPHGQDAGFLGKTYDPFVLNADPSAKDFKVPDLLPPQEISEVRLARRRALRDLVDQSVKNFEASESAKLMDTNFHDAYRLMTSSAAREAFDLTQEKPAVRERYGMNRFGQCCLLARRLVERGVRFVTVNSFITVFNEITWDIHGSKPFTSIEGMRDLVAPMYDQGYSALIEDLHQRGMLENTLVCNLAEFGRTPKVNPAGGRDHWPGVWTVGFAGGGVKGGRVIGRSDEIGAYPAEHAAAPANVVATIYESLGIDLETELPGPQNRPFPVVDRGFDPIRQLF, from the coding sequence ATGTTCAAGTTCTCTGCAAAAGGCTCCATCTCCACCTGCGACGGCGTGTCGCGGCGCGACTTCCTGCAAGCGGGTGCTCTGGGGGCGATTGGGCTTACCCTCCCCCAGTTCAATGCGCTCCGGGCCTCCGGTGTGGTGGACAAGAAGAAGGATGACCGCGCCTGCATCATGATCTTCAACCTTGGGGCGCCCAGTCAGATTGATACCTGGGATCCCAAGCCGGACGCTCCGCGTGAAGTGCGTGGCCCTTTCAAGACCATCCGCACGAACTGCGCGGACATCCAGCTCACGGAGATCTTCCCGCACATGGCGAAGATTGCGGACAAGTTTTCGCTTGTACGCAGTGTGTATCACAATGCTGCGGCCGTGCATGACACCGGGCACCAGATGATGCAGACCGGTCGCCTCTTCAGCGGCGGTATCAATACCCCGCATGTGGGCTGTGCACTGGAGTTCCTCAAGGGGCGCAAATCCGAACTGCCCGCGCACGTCATTCTCCCGGAGCCCATGGGGCCAACTGGAGGCAACATGCCTCATGGACAGGATGCGGGATTCCTGGGCAAGACCTACGACCCGTTTGTCCTGAACGCAGATCCCTCGGCAAAGGATTTCAAGGTGCCTGATCTGCTGCCGCCGCAGGAGATCAGCGAGGTGCGACTCGCCCGTCGCCGGGCTCTGCGGGACCTGGTGGATCAGTCGGTGAAGAACTTCGAAGCGAGCGAGTCCGCCAAGCTCATGGACACGAACTTCCACGATGCCTACCGCCTCATGACCAGCAGCGCAGCCCGGGAGGCCTTCGACCTGACGCAGGAGAAGCCGGCGGTGCGCGAGCGTTATGGGATGAACCGCTTTGGCCAGTGCTGCCTGCTCGCACGCCGCCTGGTGGAGCGCGGGGTTCGGTTTGTCACGGTGAACAGCTTCATCACGGTGTTCAACGAGATCACCTGGGACATCCACGGCAGCAAGCCCTTCACCAGCATCGAGGGGATGCGCGATCTCGTGGCCCCGATGTATGACCAGGGCTACAGCGCCCTCATTGAAGATCTGCACCAGCGTGGCATGCTTGAAAATACGCTGGTCTGCAACTTGGCGGAGTTCGGTCGCACGCCCAAGGTCAATCCCGCGGGAGGCCGGGATCACTGGCCTGGAGTGTGGACCGTGGGTTTCGCCGGCGGCGGCGTCAAGGGCGGCCGCGTGATCGGTCGCAGCGATGAGATCGGTGCCTACCCAGCGGAACACGCGGCGGCTCCGGCCAATGTCGTGGCCACGATCTACGAGTCTCTGGGCATCGACCTGGAGACCGAGCTGCCCGGGCCGCAGAACCGGCCCTTCCCCGTGGTGGACCGCGGTTTCGATCCGATCCGCCAGCTCTTCTAG
- a CDS encoding DUF1549 domain-containing protein — MPGRLSSVVSSILLLVSASGAHAQEAAPSFRNQIQPILARYGCSSGACHGSAAGQGGFRLSLRGYDDAGDYLSITRSAQGRRVTLEDPARSLLLLKATKRVPHKGGEKIKEGWPEYQVLADWIAHGAPGPQEQDARIQRITVSPLHASVKNGQQQPLKVTAYFNDGRQEDVTRWAKYTAGNTSVATVDDDGVVKVVGNGEGTVTAWYLSQLAIATITAPYEHPPLAATFDAFKPRNFIDHEVVTKLKELNLPPSGQCTDAEFIRRAFLDTLGILPTPDETRAFVSDAQPAKRDRLIQSLLERPEFVDYWSYKWSDLLLVNSDKLPVQPMWSYYQWIRRNVEQNAPWDVMVRDLLTSTGSTLENGAGNFFTLHDEPTRLAETVSTAFMGMSIACAKCHNHPMEKWTHDQYYAFANLFSRVRSKNGVVTDERVVFASTDGDLVQPLSGKALAPTPLDAQPVSLTATSDRRKPLADWLTAPENPYFSRAITNRVWKNFFGTALVEAVDDLRMTNPASNEALLSAAASHLVKQKFDLKVLIRTILESETYQRSSVALPENQGDTRYYSRYYPRRLMAEVMLDAVSQVTAVPTSFNMDKRNANKGIGSAYPMGYRALQLPDSHTSSYFLDSFGRPDRVQTCDCERTNEPSMAQALHIANGDTLNLKLGKADNRIGTLLASGRPDVELVEDAYLWCVSRPPTENERQGVLKVLSEAPSAAEKRLVLEDVFWGLMSSREFLFNH; from the coding sequence ATGCCGGGCCGTCTGTCTTCTGTTGTTTCATCCATCCTCCTGCTGGTCAGCGCTTCCGGCGCTCACGCCCAGGAGGCTGCCCCCTCCTTCCGCAACCAGATCCAGCCCATCCTGGCGCGCTACGGCTGCTCCAGCGGAGCCTGTCATGGGTCTGCGGCCGGTCAGGGGGGCTTTCGTCTCTCCCTGCGGGGCTATGATGATGCGGGGGACTACCTGAGCATCACCCGTTCTGCCCAAGGGCGGCGTGTGACGCTGGAAGATCCCGCCCGGAGTCTGCTGCTGCTCAAGGCGACCAAACGTGTCCCGCACAAGGGAGGGGAGAAGATCAAGGAAGGCTGGCCGGAGTATCAAGTGCTCGCGGACTGGATCGCTCATGGTGCCCCCGGACCCCAGGAGCAGGATGCCCGCATTCAGCGGATCACCGTGAGTCCGTTGCACGCTTCCGTAAAGAACGGGCAGCAACAACCCCTCAAGGTGACGGCCTACTTCAATGACGGCCGGCAGGAGGACGTCACACGGTGGGCCAAGTACACCGCGGGCAACACGTCTGTGGCAACGGTGGATGACGACGGAGTGGTGAAGGTGGTGGGCAACGGCGAAGGGACGGTGACGGCCTGGTATCTCAGCCAGCTCGCCATCGCCACCATCACGGCACCGTACGAGCATCCGCCCCTTGCCGCGACGTTTGACGCATTCAAGCCACGTAATTTCATCGACCACGAGGTGGTGACCAAGCTCAAGGAGCTCAACCTGCCTCCTTCAGGGCAGTGCACGGACGCAGAGTTCATCCGCAGGGCCTTCCTCGACACCTTGGGCATTCTTCCCACACCGGACGAGACCCGGGCCTTTGTCTCGGACGCCCAACCCGCGAAGCGGGACCGCCTCATCCAGTCGCTGCTGGAGCGACCGGAGTTCGTGGACTACTGGAGCTACAAGTGGAGCGACCTGTTGCTGGTGAACAGCGACAAGCTCCCGGTCCAGCCGATGTGGAGCTACTACCAGTGGATCCGTCGCAACGTGGAGCAGAATGCGCCATGGGATGTGATGGTGAGGGACCTGCTCACCTCCACCGGCAGCACCCTGGAGAACGGCGCCGGGAACTTCTTCACCCTGCACGATGAGCCCACCCGCCTCGCGGAGACAGTCTCGACCGCGTTCATGGGCATGTCCATCGCCTGCGCCAAGTGCCACAACCACCCCATGGAGAAGTGGACGCACGACCAGTACTACGCCTTTGCCAATCTCTTCTCCCGGGTTCGATCCAAGAACGGTGTGGTGACGGATGAGCGGGTGGTGTTTGCCAGCACGGATGGGGACCTCGTGCAGCCGCTCTCTGGCAAGGCTCTCGCTCCCACGCCGCTGGATGCCCAGCCGGTGTCTCTCACCGCGACGTCAGATCGTCGCAAGCCCCTGGCCGACTGGCTGACGGCCCCGGAGAATCCGTACTTCTCCCGTGCCATCACGAACCGCGTTTGGAAGAACTTCTTCGGCACCGCGCTGGTGGAGGCCGTGGATGATCTGCGCATGACCAATCCCGCCAGCAATGAGGCGCTCCTCTCCGCGGCGGCATCGCACCTGGTGAAGCAGAAGTTTGACCTCAAGGTGCTCATCCGCACCATTCTGGAAAGTGAGACCTACCAGCGCAGCAGCGTGGCGCTGCCGGAGAACCAGGGGGACACCCGTTACTACTCCCGCTACTATCCACGCCGCCTCATGGCGGAGGTCATGCTGGATGCGGTTTCCCAGGTCACGGCGGTGCCCACCTCCTTCAATATGGACAAGCGGAATGCCAACAAGGGCATCGGCAGCGCCTACCCCATGGGCTACCGTGCGCTGCAGCTGCCGGACTCTCACACCTCAAGTTATTTCCTTGATAGCTTCGGCCGGCCGGACCGGGTGCAGACCTGCGACTGCGAGCGCACCAATGAACCCAGCATGGCCCAGGCCCTGCACATTGCCAATGGGGACACCCTGAACCTGAAGCTGGGCAAGGCGGACAACCGCATTGGAACATTGCTCGCCTCCGGCCGCCCCGATGTGGAGCTGGTGGAGGATGCCTACCTCTGGTGTGTCAGTCGTCCGCCCACGGAGAACGAACGTCAGGGGGTGCTCAAGGTCCTGTCCGAAGCCCCCAGTGCCGCAGAGAAGCGACTGGTTCTGGAAGATGTCTTCTGGGGTCTCATGAGCTCGCGTGAATTCCTTTTCAATCACTGA
- a CDS encoding c-type cytochrome domain-containing protein — MPSLRHLSAFPVMALAGIHAAPAPVDYDARVMPLFQEHCVDCHAADDADGEFALDTFDALIKGGKAGKPVVPGDAQNSLLVKFLEGRSGREGKNQFMPPGKKEHLKPEEIAIIRQWIDAGAHPPAAPGKPADALATLPKISPRTAIKKSVLSLSVSAPAKLVVAGGYGSVRLIDPNSLQTVREMKEVAGKVNAVAFSADGAFVFAAAGTPGVSGVAYQWKTTDGSLVRKLEGHSDALYGMAISPDGKLLATGSYDQKIKLWDLSTGAEVRALTGHNSGVFGLAFRPDGKVLASASADRTVKLWEVATGRRLDTFSQPLKEQTAVAFSPDGRLLAAGGADNRLRVWKVSAEAVEGTNQLLATRYAHEGAILSVGFEPGGKQIFTSAADRTAKIWNSATYIEEHLMDQQSDWVPAMAALGGDKLLEGRLDGSLAVYLISTGLPATPAPATPKPMAKSKPAPAAKPELVRLEPRGVQSGTRTTLKVTGKNLQGLSTVKLGHADLKASVVSVNQAETIAEIEIEAGTNVPRTQVDVSLVTAGGETAKQRLLVDYLPQLVGVPSDKGTRLPALPVNVWGTLRQTGQVDAWIFGARKGETVIFDLAAARIESKAVSPRLEVVDADGRLLAANNGLDSGSDPFVAFTAPADGEYKVLVREITLAGSEDHVYRLTAGVLPYVTGWWPLAVPPNQESRIELVGYNLKDTKVMVTSPAEGEVSLPLDSDQYRSRVNMRAQVSPLPQQTEQDPNDAVANGPKLTVPSLVNARLQSTRPGEPDADLFPFEATKGQQLVFETRAAMLGSPADTKLEILDVKGELVPMIKMQATKDSWITLRSEDANDPAIRLGRFAEMELNDYMYFNGEVLKIYRLARGPDADMIYYAGAGKRKAFFNTSPAGHGLDDLCYAVEPRALDARIVPNGLPVFTLYYMNDDDGERKLGRDSRLTFVAPADGTYQVRVSDTRGWSSERQAYQLIVRDPRPDFSPRLLMPATVSVPAGSGVQLAVTVDRDDGFEGPVQVELSGVPDGFYVSTPIVVEGGHLDAAGALYARPEAKMGIHDFSGVKVTAKGIINGREVVKEVNGLPKIAVAAAGKRSLFVEPDMAGKPAGDGKTAPGGPYEITIEPGKLVSAWLRVDRRGDDALIGVDIENLPHGVIVDNIGLNGVQIRAGESEREVFLSCAPWVAEQDRLCHMVVGSARNDAVKADAAATSFPVLLKVRKKPDSVARE, encoded by the coding sequence ATGCCTTCTTTGCGACATCTTTCAGCATTCCCGGTGATGGCTCTGGCGGGCATTCACGCCGCCCCGGCTCCGGTGGACTATGATGCCCGGGTCATGCCTCTGTTTCAGGAGCATTGTGTGGACTGTCATGCGGCAGATGATGCCGATGGCGAGTTCGCCCTCGATACCTTTGACGCACTGATCAAAGGCGGCAAGGCGGGCAAGCCGGTTGTCCCAGGGGACGCGCAGAATTCGCTGCTCGTGAAGTTCCTGGAAGGCCGCAGCGGTCGCGAGGGCAAGAACCAGTTCATGCCGCCCGGGAAGAAAGAGCATTTGAAGCCGGAGGAAATTGCGATCATCCGGCAGTGGATTGATGCCGGGGCGCATCCTCCCGCAGCGCCCGGTAAACCGGCGGATGCGCTGGCCACGCTGCCCAAAATCTCCCCGCGCACTGCCATCAAGAAATCCGTGCTCTCGTTGAGCGTCTCCGCCCCGGCCAAACTGGTGGTGGCAGGTGGCTACGGGAGCGTGCGTCTCATCGATCCGAATAGCTTGCAGACGGTCAGGGAGATGAAGGAGGTGGCGGGCAAGGTGAATGCCGTGGCCTTCTCCGCTGATGGTGCTTTTGTTTTTGCGGCGGCGGGCACTCCTGGCGTCAGCGGAGTGGCCTACCAGTGGAAGACGACAGACGGATCGCTGGTCAGGAAGCTGGAGGGGCACTCGGATGCTCTCTACGGCATGGCCATCTCTCCGGATGGCAAGCTGTTGGCCACGGGGAGCTACGATCAGAAGATCAAGCTCTGGGACCTGAGCACCGGGGCGGAGGTGCGCGCCCTCACGGGGCACAATAGTGGAGTGTTCGGTCTCGCCTTCCGTCCCGATGGCAAGGTCCTCGCCAGCGCGAGTGCGGACCGCACGGTCAAGCTTTGGGAGGTGGCCACGGGCCGCCGGCTGGACACTTTCTCCCAACCTTTGAAGGAACAGACGGCCGTGGCCTTCTCCCCTGATGGCCGTTTGCTGGCCGCCGGTGGTGCGGACAACCGGCTGCGCGTGTGGAAGGTGAGCGCGGAGGCGGTTGAAGGAACCAACCAGCTCCTGGCCACCCGGTATGCGCATGAAGGCGCGATTTTGAGCGTCGGATTCGAGCCTGGCGGCAAGCAGATCTTCACCAGTGCTGCGGACCGTACGGCGAAGATCTGGAACAGCGCCACCTACATCGAGGAACATCTCATGGATCAGCAGTCCGACTGGGTGCCGGCCATGGCGGCACTGGGAGGCGACAAGCTGTTGGAGGGCAGACTCGACGGTTCACTCGCCGTCTATCTGATCTCCACCGGACTGCCTGCAACTCCCGCCCCGGCCACTCCCAAACCGATGGCCAAGAGCAAGCCAGCTCCTGCTGCCAAGCCGGAACTGGTGCGTCTCGAACCGCGTGGGGTGCAGAGTGGCACGCGCACGACGTTGAAGGTCACGGGCAAGAACCTCCAAGGACTGAGCACGGTGAAGCTCGGGCATGCAGACTTGAAGGCGTCCGTTGTGTCCGTGAACCAGGCGGAAACGATTGCCGAGATCGAGATCGAAGCGGGTACCAACGTACCCCGAACCCAGGTGGACGTCTCCCTGGTGACCGCGGGAGGGGAGACCGCAAAGCAACGTCTGCTGGTGGACTATCTGCCCCAGCTCGTGGGGGTTCCGTCTGACAAAGGCACCCGTCTGCCCGCGCTGCCGGTCAATGTGTGGGGAACTCTCCGTCAGACCGGTCAGGTGGATGCCTGGATCTTCGGGGCAAGGAAAGGCGAGACTGTGATCTTTGATCTGGCTGCTGCGCGCATCGAGTCCAAGGCCGTCTCGCCTCGCTTGGAGGTGGTGGATGCTGACGGCCGTCTGCTGGCGGCCAACAACGGGCTGGACAGCGGCAGTGATCCCTTTGTTGCCTTCACCGCCCCGGCGGATGGGGAGTACAAGGTCCTGGTTCGGGAAATTACTTTGGCGGGGTCTGAGGATCATGTGTATCGCCTCACCGCAGGCGTGTTGCCCTATGTGACCGGATGGTGGCCGCTGGCCGTGCCACCCAACCAGGAAAGCCGTATCGAGCTTGTCGGCTACAATCTGAAGGACACAAAGGTGATGGTGACCAGCCCGGCGGAGGGGGAGGTGAGTTTGCCCCTGGATTCTGACCAGTATCGGAGCCGGGTGAACATGCGGGCCCAGGTGAGCCCCTTGCCTCAACAGACGGAACAAGACCCGAATGATGCCGTCGCCAATGGTCCGAAGCTGACCGTGCCCAGCCTGGTCAACGCCCGGTTGCAATCGACCAGACCGGGGGAGCCGGATGCGGACCTGTTCCCGTTTGAGGCCACGAAAGGGCAACAGCTGGTCTTTGAGACCCGCGCCGCCATGCTGGGCTCACCGGCCGATACGAAGCTCGAGATCCTGGACGTCAAAGGGGAGCTGGTGCCGATGATCAAGATGCAGGCCACGAAGGATTCCTGGATCACGCTGCGGAGCGAGGATGCCAATGATCCCGCCATCCGGCTGGGCAGGTTCGCGGAAATGGAGTTGAACGACTACATGTACTTCAATGGCGAGGTGCTGAAGATCTACCGCCTCGCCCGGGGCCCGGACGCAGACATGATCTACTACGCCGGAGCGGGCAAGCGGAAGGCGTTTTTCAACACCAGCCCGGCGGGCCATGGTCTGGATGACCTGTGCTATGCCGTGGAACCGAGGGCGCTTGACGCCCGCATCGTCCCCAACGGGCTGCCCGTCTTCACCCTGTACTACATGAATGACGACGATGGGGAACGCAAGCTGGGCAGGGATTCCCGACTCACCTTCGTGGCCCCGGCCGATGGCACCTATCAGGTTCGGGTGAGTGACACCCGCGGCTGGAGCAGTGAGCGCCAGGCTTACCAGCTCATTGTACGGGACCCTAGGCCCGACTTTTCACCCCGCCTGCTCATGCCTGCCACGGTATCTGTTCCGGCGGGTTCCGGGGTGCAGTTGGCCGTCACGGTGGATCGGGATGACGGCTTTGAGGGACCGGTTCAAGTGGAGCTGTCCGGAGTGCCGGACGGGTTCTATGTGTCCACGCCCATCGTCGTGGAGGGCGGGCATCTGGACGCAGCTGGCGCGCTGTACGCCCGGCCGGAGGCTAAAATGGGCATTCACGACTTCAGCGGCGTGAAGGTGACCGCCAAGGGCATCATCAATGGCCGCGAAGTCGTCAAGGAGGTCAATGGCCTGCCGAAGATCGCTGTGGCGGCGGCTGGGAAGCGCTCCCTGTTCGTCGAGCCTGACATGGCGGGTAAACCCGCTGGTGACGGCAAGACCGCACCGGGAGGGCCCTATGAAATCACCATCGAGCCCGGGAAGCTCGTCTCAGCCTGGCTGCGCGTGGACCGTCGTGGCGATGACGCTCTCATTGGTGTGGACATCGAGAACCTCCCTCACGGCGTCATCGTGGACAACATCGGCCTCAACGGGGTGCAAATCCGTGCCGGTGAAAGCGAGCGGGAAGTCTTTCTCTCCTGCGCCCCCTGGGTGGCGGAGCAGGACCGCCTTTGCCACATGGTGGTGGGCAGTGCCCGCAATGATGCCGTGAAAGCTGATGCTGCGGCGACCAGTTTCCCCGTGCTGCTGAAAGTGCGGAAGAAGCCCGACTCCGTGGCCCGTGAGTAG